A window of Limanda limanda chromosome 4, fLimLim1.1, whole genome shotgun sequence genomic DNA:
ttgttattatcattactaATTATCATCCAGtgttgtaagaaaaggttaaatattTGGTTTCAAAATGACCTCTCGGAGGTTTTTCTCACTTTAAAGTGATTTCAATTCAAAGCAGATGTAACGCTATAACACAccggaaataaaaaaaatttgtgTCATTTCTGGAATAACACAAGCTGTGATTTAAGTGCATGCTTGGAGTGGACGTGTACAACCCGTGCAGCCTCCTCCCCTCAGTGCTCACTCAGGCAAAATGATAAAAACGAGTGTATTTGGCATCTCTCACTATGTGGACGCTTTTTATAAGAAGACCCTTTGAGCCAGTGCTCTAAATGGTTAATTGAACAATGATCAAACTTACAGAAAAATGCAAATTTGACCAAAGTTCCTAGGAACAATGTGAACACCCAGGATGTGAACATGTTAGTACAGTTATagcatgcatttaaaaaaagaaatctctgGTGCACGGAACACGTTCAAGTGCAGCTCAGGAATGAAAAGAAAGTTTCTCTCCAATGCATATTGAAACCACAACGGGACAATTATCAGATGCAAACCTTTGTATAGACTCATTGGTGGAAGTCTTCGTATATATCCAGGGGTTTTAATCCATTAGCAGTCAGTCCAGTTCCAATTCCTACTCCTGTCAGGTGACGTGAGTTCCTTCTTTAAAAACAGACactaaaacagtttttttttaaagcatcagtTTCCCCCACCTCCATTTCTTAAAAATGTCCACTGTGCATGTAGAGTTCTTTTGTGCAAAGAAGTTAAAAGACAAAATTAGGAATTGGGATTTTCTGACTTGAGTCAATGAATTGTTGTCATCCCGCAGCCGTTCCTATTTGACATCCACACAGGATGGTTCATCCTTGCAGATCTTTTCTGATGTCCTTTAGACCGGTCTTAAACAGCAATGGAGACACACTGGGAGCTCCTGCATGAGGAATGTGGCGTCAGCTTCATCCTCACAGGTTCAGACAGACCGGTGTATTTCAACAGAATCAAAAGTTTGAAGAAAAACACGTTCCTGGGTTTGCTGCAGTCCAAAAGTCCCAGTCACTGTGAGAAAAAGAAAGCCCCGGAACATGTAACCACCCACATCACGCCGTCCTACCTCTACCTCAGCCGCTCTGAAGATGATGCTCGTTCTCCTCGGAGCCAGGGCTGATGGAGCAGAACATGTGAATCCCACTTTGGAGGAAATCCTGAGGGTCTGCAGGTCGAACTTATGAGGTGAACGAAACACGCCATGATGCAAACAGCTGGTGTTCCGCTCCGGTGTCTTCTCAAACCACTGAAAGGGAACAGGTGAGTTATTAGTTTCCTTTGAGGATGCTAAGGCCACGTGATAGGTTTGTGATTTATCCTATACCAGGAAATATTACCTGATATTTCTTAATGATTCACTATGGCAGAGTctaaaaaactataaataaaatatatcaatgAGACGCAACATACATCTTGCTGCTGCAGATACTCGATGTGTAATAATCCACTGCTGATAACATCcacaacaaataaatgtatgtagGTGTAGGAAAGTACTTTTGATATATTTAGGATATGTTTGCACAGATTCACACTAACATTAGGAAGAAAGGGCTCAGCATCACACATAGAAGCACAGTTGGAAAAATCCTTTCATTCTTTTGTTAAATTAtaactaatataataataaataatagctATTTATTCAACTCAACCAATGTGTGCAACACTGGACTATCTATATGTATTAAATTCTCCATCAACTGCCGTGCTTTGATGTCATTTATCCTTTTTCCATCAAAAACAGCCTTAGAAATGCactttcttcagtttttttaaaacacaagaaaGAAGTGACAGTACCACTCTCCGATGGATAGAAGGATGCTGCGTGCTTCTCTGAGACGTAGTGACGTGCTTGGCTCCGCTTCCGACACTCCTGTCTCCACCAGCATCTACACAAAGAAATTACTTCACTTCTCAAAATCATtccagcatcatcatcatcccacATTGCTATGTTTGCAAGAACATGTATGAAGGTGGGGAGGATTGACTTtgtaataaaattaaaataaaagaagatatGTTGTTACTCACTGTAAAAGTGTACACAACACCATGACCAGAACACACGCAATGACACACAACACCAGCACTGTGGCAACGGTctgttgtctgttttttgttGCCACGACAGCGAGCAGGTCGGCGTGTTCACACCTCATCCCGACAAAACCCTGATGGCACCTGAGACATGCACACAGATTAGTTTGGTAAGAGAAAGAATGGTTAATAAAATAGATGATTTTATACATAACTCGTCCTAGAGAAATGCTTTAACTGCTACAATTCAGAATCACAGCAGATATTAAAAATCAAAGAGCCACGGTTATGTTCAGTTGAGAGGGAAAAGGTTTTTATGATATGAAAACATCTCATCTTATCGACGACTAAATATAGTGATATTACTGAACAcctttcataaaataataaggGGCTCTGTGGCGTAGGGATTATTATAACCCCGAGCTCATTTTACCTGTGAATAAagtgattttcaaaataaaacgtggCTGATATGTGAAAGGTGGTTTTCATATTTGGAGAGGGTTcagttttttcttctcattcaCATTAAAGCAACTGTGTTCAGTCCAGCATCACTGAGTTTCCTCCCACATGTGAAGCTCCTCAGCGAAGATCACAATCGGCCAAACTTCAGCTTCTTATACAAGTTATTGAACAGCCTCAGATCCTCTGATTTCTCTGTGTCTTTTGAAAAGAACGACAGTTTCTCTCCATCTAAATATTAATTCCAGACTTTACAACTCTTTAAACATATGTTCCTCTGTGCATGAAAGAGATAATAATTTCTATCACTGCAAAGCACAGTGTCACATTtcgttctgttttttttttaagtttcttctttcatttctacTGAACAACAGATTCATAAATACACTgaacaataagaaaacaaagCACTGAAAAACGTTGGCATTCACATTTCAATGAGTTCTGACTTACACACATGCTGGCGTCTCCTCCAGTATCAGGAAGCGACATGTACCATGGAAGCAGAAATGGCGGTGGGAGTCTGGACAGTCGTCAAAATGAGACCGAACAGCGGCCGCCACAAACTCTGCATAGACAGATGACGAGACAAAGATCACATAATTGGGTATTCGTGTGTTTACTGAAAGTTTAGGGCAGCTATTCGTTTTTTTCCTCAGACTACTACCCATGAATATTTCCCCTTAAAaccaatacaaaataaactagAATGGTGCAAACTTACGCCCAGGCCCAACATTTCcccatagatatcagtccccttaatatgtccaattattttcatcaacatccataaattattccctgagaaaacGTCAAATAAACGTCCCTAACACACAAAGTTACAGaaagaattaaaacaattcCTGCATCTGCCCCTTTGTCCACATCTGTGCAAAAATGTATTAGGTTCTGTCTTGACCTTTGCCACATCTTTGCATTGAgttgaaaaaaatctgtttggtagtttttgcgATATCgagctgacaaacaaactgaagtTGGGTGTGAGACACTTTGACATTCTACCTATAAAAGTTCCTCCCTGAATTCGACCCTGTGTTTAAATATCAAATGTAATTCTAGTGCCTTTAGTCCACGACACAGGTGAATATCATAAATCTATAAATAGCCTAAGTACGTACAgaccagaaacaacaacatgttcTAAATCCTAAAGCTGAGACCCACGCCACTGCGGAGAGACTAAAGTCTTTTGTTCCGTGTTGCGTGTGGATTTGTGATGGCTTACATCCCTCACTGTACCTGGGAGGGACAGTTACAGTCAAAGAAATCTCCCAGAGGATCCTACAGACAAAGACCTCCGTGCCATCCGGCCTCAGGGGACATCACCATCCCTGCAGGAGTCCTCATTCTCTTCAAAGCCTTATTGTGGCTCCCCTTTCTTTTTCCAGGCGACTATATCAGTTTTCACTCCGATGATCAAAGTATCAGCACAGAAATATCAGGTTAAATGAACCACCCAGACAAAATAGGacacttattttctttttgtacaCTCAAGCTGTACAGTCAGACTCAAACAGACGTCAGTGTTCCACATGAGGCTGAAACCGATGCCCCAGTGTGACGTTCAGGGCGAGCAGGAGGATGAGCATCCAGacagagagctgcagaacaGCCCTCCTCACACAATCCATTCCAATGGTAAATGGGCTTTTGGATTGCAGCCTGCGTGCATTGTCTCCTTCTTTCAGACCCTGTGAAAGCCCTCTGTTGTCCCCGAGGCATCTGCCGAGCGAGCCCTCTCTCGTTCCATGTGGTTTTGGCAGCGGAATGACGAGAAGGTTGAGATAGAAACCCGCCTTCAGGGCGAGCGAGTTGCTTTACACATAATAACTTAATACCGGAGgtgcagcttcttctttttttttaaattgctgaATGCAATTTTCTGTGGCAGCAATCTGAAATGTACCACCACTGCTGCCCTCGCTCATGCTAAGAGGATCAATTATCAGCGAGCGCCACACTGTCTGTATAATGTTCAGCAGGGAGCTTTGCAATGTGGAGAACTCCAAGAGAGCAATGCTGCAGTGAGAGTGGATggaactactgaacagattatCATGACATACTGGGACTTCTATTCTCATCCTGGTTTGATGATGACCTTGAAACTTTTCTTACAAAGTATTACTTACTTTTAACTGGAGGGACGCTAGTTGTGGTAGTCGGTGTGGCAGTTGTCCCGGAGGTACTTGTGTTGCTGGATGTTGATGTGTTCGGAGCCAAAGAAAAATTAGTTTCAATGGGAATTCCAGTATCGATGactgtttctgttgactgattGTTCTGCCCTGCTCCAAACATCAGGAGAGAATctgcacagaggagaagaaacagcTGTCAACACATCATACAGGCTGATGGGTGGGATTACAGGAATAACCACAAAATGCCTGCAGGATAGAATAATCAAAGTAGAATCTAGAAACTCTAATCCAAACCAGGATGTGatggtttcttccctgacccatcctcccaccaggtttcatgataatctgttcagtagtttttcctactaacaaacagacaggcaAATGCTGTTTGGAAACAAAACCTCTTCAGTGGAGGTTATATAGACCTCCTGCTGTGCAAGCAtcacagacagtggacagattgACGGACATGGATCTCGAGCCTTCGCCTCCATCTTCACACAGTATGACTGTACTCACCGTTCACTGGGCCGATGTCAGCTGTGGTTGGGATGGTcgtggtgctggtgctgctggttgctgcagagctgcttgtGGAGCTGTTTGGAGCAGCGGTGGAGTTTGTGTCGATGGCAACACGAGCCTCGATCGCCGTGTTGCTGGGTCCCGCTCCGAATGTGAAGAGAGAACCTGCAGCAGcgaaataaaacatctgttggAATGTGCTGCTGATAGGAATAGGGACAAATCCCTGCAGGAATATAATGAAAACACTCCAAGTTTGTAAACTCACCATCGAGTACCACAGACATACTAAAAGTACCTAtaggaatataaaaaaatatacaaattacTCTCCCAGCAGGTGTCACATGTCCTTCTGTGGTGCACAACCTGAGGGGGAGTCCCACATATCTGCCTCTGGGCTGTGAGCACGTGACCCACTTTTCAATGTGATATCGATGCTTCATTGTGTAACTGCTGCCTAACAATAGTAACAGGGTCAAGCATCCACTAAAAGGATGAAACCCAAGCACTATAAATACTGCAGGTCCTGTGAAGACATGCGATCGCAgccagagacagaaaaaacacagacaagggTCAAAGGAGTTTTGGGGAAAACCAAAGGAAAATATGGAAAATTTCACTTTTTGAATTctcaacataaaacacaaagatcacttcatataaacaacaacaaatatgaaGTGTAAAAAGGCTGCGTTGAGTTATTTACTAGGTGTCCAGATCAACCACAAAAAGATCAACACAACCAGCAAATGAATACCACAAATACTGAAATTGTGATACAATTGTCACCATGATAATGTTAATCCTAcgaattaaaatcatttttattattattataactctGATCACTTTAGTCAtcacaaactgaaaagtcagGATCAAGATGTAGACTAGAGGTGAAATCATGTTTAAATCATCCACTCACCGCTTATGAGAAAAATTGTATCCCAGAAAATCCTCGTCATCCTGAAGATTGGCAGCCGGAAACTAGAGAAAGTTGAGGGCTGAGTCGCGGGAGTGTGAGAGGAGCCTGGTCATTAGTGTTGATGCAGACTccagcacacacagcagcatcagGGGAAGAACACATGGGATCAATCACACAGCAAATCAGTGCACTGCTGTCACACATCAACATGTGATCAACTGAGTCAAGTGGAGAGAAGTGACAGAGCTCGTTTTCtctgcaccagcagcagcatgaggaggaggaggatgaaggagccTTTAACTTCACTGTGTTTCAATTGAGGAAACTCGTGTAATCCTGTCAGaggctgaccaatcagagacggGGGGCGGGGCTTCGATTCATTATGACCTCAGTGTGACAGATTTGTTTTAATCGATGTTTAAATGgtcagatttgatttaaaagcGTGGGTCCGGACATCATGTTACacacttttattatttaaagtcatgttttattatttttaaatatctatTTAAGTTCAAATGACATCTTGCATCTGATCTACAGCATATTAGAGTCCCTGTAATGGATATTTGATCCTCATTTTGAATTTATGTAATTTAGAATTTGAATTGTATGTTGCATAGAGcatacaaattaaaacaaattattgAAAGTGACAATTTAGACTCTCTGATTTGACTGATGTTATCATAGTAATATCCAAATGAAGGGCTTATAAGATACCATCATTTAGAAAAAGTtcaaaaaggaagaaagaaaccagagacaaactaaacaaataaaccatCTTGACTTTTTTTCTCATCAGATTTTCCGCTTTAAGCTATACATAGAATCATTAAGTAAgttaacagatttttttttctctgggtTCTAAACttacagaagagaaaaaagctCTTCTGCTCCATCTGTTAATTCGTCTGTCAAACTGTTTAATCCGCAATCAGATCCCATGACCAAAAATGGCCAAATTCCCATGAAATGTGGTGTGAGCTCCAACAGAACAATTCTAAAGTGGGATTGTTTGAGTCAGATTCAGAGAAGCTGCCAAACCTAGCAGGGAACAGCAGTGAAATCAAACTGTTCCCAAACTGACTGGTAGACTGTGTTTCGTCTGTAATAAAATAATCTCAGAGATGAAAAACTATTTTCATCCCCTTAATACATCATGTGTCTACTGtgagctcctgcttcaaaagaggaaaatatcaTCTGATGAGAAAGATTGATATTAAACACAgcaatttaattattaatactGTTGACGATTGCGTGGTAATAAGTAGCcatgttttattctgtaaaaataGAAAGTATGAGAGGGGATGTGACTGTTGTTattctgaaaatgtaaataagcTGACTGATCCCTGAATGATTATTTAACCTAAGTACAAACCAATTCAATGCATTTGCCTTCTTTActgactgtttgttttcttaccCACAGATGAATAGATTTGATCTGTCTCACACGAAGTTAATGAGAATCCTTTAATAGTTTCCCATATGGTACAAAGCAGCCTGCAACATGTCAaaccagcaccacctgctggacaGGAGCAGTTAGAGGAGAGAGTAtccaacacaaatacatattatCACTTGATATTAccaatactactactactacttctactactacttataattataatgataataatattgaCCGAAGAGGCATAGCTGGATTAGTAATGTGAAACAGGCCCCATGGTCCCTACAGCTTTAGGTTTACTGCATATTTTTTTAGCTAAATTTAAATCATGACATAATCTACAATTAAATGCAATTTTATAACATAGGTAATATCAACAAAGGGGAAATTATGATCACATTTTAGAGGCCCTGTGGTCCTGTGTTCAAATACCTAGACTTTCATAACTATTGTAAGCTTGTATTGTGCTTAGATGGTGCGAtttcctaaataaatatattctattttatcaCTTTATATGGTTAATTATTATACCCATTATTGGGTTGATAGATATCCTCCAGCATAGGCATACATGCTTGGTGCATACAAAATGTAGGTGATGCTTACTAGAGGTCAACAGGTTCATGTGGCAGTGCTGTCTGTACTTCAtcactatctatctatctatctatctatctatctatctatctatctatctatctatctatctatctatctatctatctatctatctatctatctatctatctatctatctatctatctatctatctatctatctatctatctatctatctatctatctatctatctatctatctatctatctatctatctatctatctatctatctatctatctatctatctatctatctatctatctatctatctatctatctatctatctatctatctatctatctatctatctatctatctatctatctatctatctatctatctatctatctatctatctatctatctatctatctatccatctatctatctattcatttATATGGATATAGGCACATAAGTTACCTGAATACTTCTCATCacatttgaatgtgtttaaacCACACACTGTTATGTATGCGGAGATTCTCAGTCGGTCCCCCCCCTGTGTATCCTAAGGTGTGACTCAGTAGTGCACATGATTTCATGACTTTgccttcattcatttatttattcatgaagTTAAAACCCCCCACGTGCCCCCAGCACCACCTCATACCTACTGTGTACGTCACTGTGTTTCTGATGGAACAACCTCTCCAACCCGCCTGCGTAAAGACCATGTTGATCTTAATGACTGACCCACAGCTTTACATGTGTGTGACATTACATCGTCtgtccctctcccctcctcccccctcggTGAATCATTGTGGTGGCTGCAGAAGACTCTTGGTTTCAACACCAGTCCGGCGTTCGGCACTTGTGCGTAATCGGGGCCGATTGCGCAATCGCAGGAGAGCGAACGGTGCTTTACGCACAGTGCAGGCGCGTGCTCGAGCTTGTGCTGTTGAGGATATTGAGGAGGTgggccgagccgagccgagccgagctgAGGGTCTGCTGCTGTCGGAATTCATCAAGTTTCCCCTCGTTCACCAACCTTCGATTAACAATGTCCCACCCACAGCAGGTAAATGTGAGAATCAGACTTTTCCAGTGAAGTGATGTGAATAATGTCGGTTGATTTGTAGCAGGAGAGTCAGACCATCTGAATGTGGTGCAGTGTAGTTGCAAtaactttcatttaaatatattttttgatgtCATTTGATTTCATACATGACCTTGCATTGGAATCATGAGACAGTTTAAAAGCAAAACGATCATAGATAACTGTTATAATCCTGCACAACACACGTGACCAACAACAACGTTTGCAGactaaagagaaggagaagaaactaTTTAACCTCCTTTCTGAGTTTTAAAAACTTTAGAAACATCCCCTAATTTTAAAAaatttgacatgtttttttttcatcacttaaGCAGAGTCATGAGTACCTGAAGAAAGGTTAATTGATATATCGTAATAGAAAGTGAAGTggctgtctgtgtgcttgtgtctccAGGGCAGTACTCTGACACTGGTGCTCATGGTGGTTGCTGCAGGCACTGGAGGAACTCTTCAGTACGGCTACAACCTGGCCATAATGAACGCACCTACAACCGTGAGTCTTCTGAGTTTCTGATCCTGGGGCAAACTCCATATTCTGTATATTGAAACTCTACATAACAGATTCCCTTCTGCTGAAATATGTGTCAGATGTCTTTGATCAATTGTATCTGTTTAGATGAACGTGTGACAGATGAATGGATATGATTGTGCTTTTtgatacagaaaacacaacgtCCAAATTTCCCACTGGGACAATAAAGTCTATGttatattatcttatatatgatgtttgtgtgtgtggcagcacaTTTGTTATTGACTGTATTTATTGAGAGAGATGATGAGGCTCAGAGGTGATAGTCAAGTGTTAGGATCTCTGGTTTGTAAACTCAGGTGACAgtgacaggtatatttagtaaAAATCATTACAGTCAGATACAGCAGTCCAGGAATAAATCCTCCCTTTATGAAGATTCTAATATTCAGTTTGTTGTGGATTTAACTCTATGATAAATGAGGAG
This region includes:
- the tgfa gene encoding protransforming growth factor alpha codes for the protein MTRIFWDTIFLISGSLFTFGAGPSNTAIEARVAIDTNSTAAPNSSTSSSAATSSTSTTTIPTTADIGPNNQSTETVIDTGIPIETNFSLAPNTSTSSNTSTSGTTATPTTTTSVPPVKKFVAAAVRSHFDDCPDSHRHFCFHGTCRFLILEETPACVCHQGFVGMRCEHADLLAVVATKNRQQTVATVLVLCVIACVLVMVLCTLLQCWWRQECRKRSQARHYVSEKHAASFYPSESVRPADPQDFLQSGIHMFCSISPGSEENEHHLQSG